The sequence ACTTAGACTAACCCAAAGGGGCGAAATTTGGCTATTTGACTGCGGGGAAGGTACTCAACATCAGATTTTACGCAGTGATTTAAAAACCTCCCAACTAAAAAAAATCTTCGTTACCCACATGCACGGGGATCATATATTTGGTTTGATGGGGTTACTGGCTAGTTGTGGTTTGGGCGCCCATGCGGAAAATGTGGAAGTTTATGGCCCCCCCGGATTAGATGCCTATTTAAAAGCCTGTATGAAATATTCTCAGACTTATTTCCCCTATGGTGTACATTTTAAAACTGTTTCCCCTGGGGTAATTTATGAAGATGATGAATATATAGTTAGTACAGAAATGTTAAAACATCGTGTTACTGCCTTTGGTTATCGTGTCAGCGAAAAAGATAAGGCGGGTAAATTTGATGTGGAAAAGGCGAAAAAGTTGGGGATTCCCAGTGGCCCTATCTATGGCAAGTTAAAAAAGGGTGAAACCATTACCCTTGATGATGGACGTACTATTAACGGTTCTCAATTATGTGGCCCTACGGAAATTGGGCGTAAATTTGTTTATTGTACCGATACTGTATTTTGTGAAAGTGCGATCGCCCTTAGTGAAGATGCAGACGTACTAATCCACGAAGCCACCTTCGCCCACCAAGACGCTCAAATGGCCTTTGAAAGAATGCACTCCACCACCACCATGGCCGCCCAAGTCGCCCTCGCCGCTCAGGTCAAAAAACTCATTATGACCCACTTTAGCCCCCGCTATGCCCCGGGAAACCCTCTTCAATTGAATGATTTACTTAAGGAGGCACAGGCAATTTTCCCTGAAACCATCCTCGCCCACGATTTCCTTAGTTATGAAATACCAAGACGAATTAATTAATTGATAATTGAGAATGGAGAATGGATAATGGATAATTACGGTAAATTGAAACAGTTTAATTTTTGGTAGAGAACCAAAATTGACTATCTATATTTCCGTAACACTTAATAATATGAGAATTAAGAACTGATGACCATTGCGCGTACTATTTGCCTTGGATTTTTAGCAGTTATTTCCGTTGGCACATTACTGTTATTATTACCTTTTTCTACGGTTGAGCCGGGCTGGGGAAATTTTACCACTGCCCTTTTTACTTCTACTTCTGCGGTATGTGTAACGGGCTTAATTGTCGTAGATACTGGGAGTTACTATACTTTTTGGGGAGAATTATTTATTCTTTGTCTTATTCAAATCGGTGGGTTGGGTTACATGACAACCACTACTTTTTTGATATTGTTAATCGGCAGAAAATTTGATTTTCGGGAAAAGTTAGCTATTAAAGAATCTTTTGATCGTCCTTTTCTCCATGGTAGTCAAAACCTTCTTAAATCCGTATTTGCCACTACCATTGCTTTAGAAACTCTGGGAAGCATCACTTTATTTTTGGTTTTTCAACAAGATTATGATAATCAACAAAGTCTTTGGTTAGCTATTTTCCATAGTATTAGTGCTTGGAATAATGCTGGATTCAGTCTGTTTGCAGATAGTTTAACTAGGTATCAAACTTCTATTCCTTTAAATATTATTATCTGTATTTTGATTATTTTTGGGGGGATTGGTTATCAGGTAATTATCGAATTCTATTTATGGTTAAGGGAAAAGTTAGACACATCTAGCAAGAAAGAATACCGATTTTCCCTTAATTTTAGGGTAGTTATCAGCACTACTATTTTTTTGTTATTGTTTGGGGCGATCGCCTTTTTAGTCACTGAATATAATAATCTGTTGGCTGAGTTTAACTTCAATGAAAAAGTAACTTTAGCGGTGTTTCAATCTGTAACTACTCGTACTGCGGGTTTTAATTCCATTGACTTAGGAGCAATGACCATTGCTAGTTTATTTCTTACCATTGGTTTTATGTTTGTGGGGGGTAGCCCTAGTGGTACGGCAGGGGGGATTAAAACTACTACTGTGCGCATTTTGTTTGAAAGTACCAAGGCGGTATTACAGGGTAAGCAAGATATTGTTATTTATGAAAGGGAAGTCCCTTCGTCTCTAATTTTGAAGGCGATGGCGGTGGTGTTTGGTTCAACAATTACGGTGTTAGTAGTTACTTTTAGTATTTCTTTTATTCACCCTAATTTTAATTTTATTAATATTTTCTTTGAGGTGGTGTCTGCTTTTGCAACGGTGGGACTTTCCACGGGCATTACGGCTGATTTATCTGGTTCGGCTCAAGTTTTGATCATTTTAACAATGTATATTGGGCGAGTTGGAGTATTATTATTTATGTCAGCTATTTTGGGTGATCCTCGTCCCAGTCGTATTCATTATCCAGAGGAAAATCTTTTAATCGGTTAATATTATTATGGCATCCAATCAACCTAATTCTGGTAGTAAGGGCGATCGCCCCAAGGGTATTTTTAGTCTTGATATTAGTTCGTTAAAATTTTTAACCAATTTACGAAAAGAAAGCCGTCAATTTGCGGTGATTGGTTTAGGCCGTTTTGGTAGGGCGGTATGTGAAACTCTCTACAATATGGGTTATGAGGTATTGGGTACGGATGTGGATGAAAAATTAGTCGCCCAAGCCTTGACTGACAAAATAACTTCTAGCGCCCTTCAACTTGATTGCACCGAAGTAAATGCTTTACGGGAAGCTGGTATTTTTGAACTGGATACGGTGATAGTGGCGATCGGTAATTATTTAGAAGAAAGTATTATTACCACCCTTAATGTCAAGGAGGGGGGTGTTAAATATGTGGTTGCTAAGGCTTCTTCTAGCACCCATGGCAAGTTATTAAAAAAAGTTGGGGCTGATTTGGTGGTATATCCAGAACATGAAGCAGGATGCGAATTAGCTTATACTTTAACAAAACCAGGTATTTTAGACCGTTTTGAACTAGATCCTGATAATAGCATTGTAGAAGTTTCCATCCCTGAGGAATTTGACGGTAAAACCCTAGCAGAGATAAAAATTCGTAGTCGTTTTGGTTTAAATGTGTTGGCGGTGGGTAATGATGATAAGTTTGTGATTAATCCTCCTCCTCAGTTTGTTTTACAAAAGGGTTTATCTATGGTGGTAATTGGTTCTAATAGTGATATAAATCGATTACAAGATTAAAATCTGGCTCAATGTTTGTATGGCTTTGTGTGTAAATTAAACTATGATTCATCAGGAATGGGTTGAAGATGTATTTTTTATCCGAATAATCTTGTTCATAAGGGGCGATGGTTAACATGGGTAGAGTATGGACTTTGGCAGTATAAACAATAATTAGAATGAACAGATTATTGTTTAACCAAGGGAAAAAATATAGAAAAATGGTAGGAAATTATCAATAGTGTTTACTGGATGATTAGCTTAAAAACTCACAGGTTACAGGTTTAAAATACCAGCAGTCTATGTTAATTCTTTGATGGAACTAAATACCAGAAAATTAATTAATATAAAGTTTTTGTAAATTTCTGAACCTGACACCCGATACCTTTACAAGACTATAAATTTTATCCCGAACTCAGGTTAATTAGTTGCAGTGCATTGAGAGCAAATCTGGGGTAAACTAGAATCGATTTTAGTTACGGAGACAAATAGCTATTTATACTGCCCCCCTCGCTCGTTTAATAGAGCAATTACAAAAGTTACCCGGTGTAGGGCCAAAAAGCGCTCAAAGACTCGCATTACACATCCTCAAACGTCCCGATAAAGACGCAGAAAATTTGGCTCAAGCTATTTTAGATGCTAAAAGAAGAGTCGGTTTTTGTCAGCGGTGTTTCCATCTCTCAGCCGAACCTATTTGTAATATTTGTAGTAATCCTAATCGTGATGAGACAATCATATGTGTGGTAACAGATTCTAAAGACGTAATTGCCTTAGAAAAAACAAGAGAGTATCACGGTAAATATCACGTTTTAGGGGGTGTTATTTCTCCCATGGATGGCATTGGACCAGAACAACTTAATATTACCCCATTAGTAGAAAGGGTAAGCCGAGAAAAAACCCAAGAAGTGATATTAGCTATTAATCCCAGTGTGGAAGGGGAAACCACCACTCTTTACGTGGCACAGTTATTAAAGCCTTTTACTAGGGTTACTCGTATTGCTTTTGGTTTACCCATGGGAGGAGATTTGGAATATGCTGATGAGGTAACTTTAGCTAGGGCTTTGGAAGGACGTAGGGACATTGACAATTGACGGTGGACAATGGACAATTGAAAAGGTTTTAGGTGTTCGCCTTGTGTACTCTATTTCTCAACTTCCTTATCGGTGGATATTTATCTGGGATTTGGGGGTAAGAGAATTTTTATTTAAGGTATTTTTATTTTAATTTATTGGTTATGAAAAAGTATTCTGTCCGTGTATATGTGACTTTAAGGGCTTCTGTACTGGATACAGCGGGAACGGCTGTGGAGTCTGGCTTACATCAATTGGGTTATGATGGTGTTGAGGGGGTGCGCATCGGCAAATATATTGAGTTGAATTTAACTGCTGAAAATGAGGAAAAGGCTCAAGCTGATTTACATCAAATGTGTGACAAACTTTTGAGTAATCCTGTTATTGAAAATTATCGTTTTGAGTTAAATCCTCTGGAGGCATAAACTATGAAGTTTGGTATTGTTGTTTTCCCTGGTTCAAATTGCGATCGCGACGTAGCCATGGTAACCGATGGGGTTTTTAATCAACCTACTCGTTTTGTTTGGCATCAAGATACTGATATTGATGATCTTGATATAATCGTTGTTCCAGGGGGATTTAGTTATGGGGATTATCTTCGCTGTGGTGCGATCGCCCGTTTTTCCCCCATTATGAATAGTATTATTAAACACGCAGAAGCGGGAAAATTTGTTTTAGGCATCTGCAATGGTTTTCAAGTTCTCACCGAAGCAGGATTATTGCCCGGGGCGCTCATCCGTAACCGAGATTTACACTTTATCTGTGATCAAGTTCCTGTCAAAGTAGAACATAATAACTCTATCTGGACAAAAAAATATTCCCCCGATGAAGTAATTCGTTTACCCATCGCCCACGGAGAGGGCAACTACTATGCCGATGAAGATACCCTCAAGGAATTAGAAGATAATAGTCAAATTTTATTCCGCTACTCCAATGAAAACGGTGATATTAACCAACAATCTAACCCCAATGGCTCATGTCACAATATTGCTGGTATTACCAACAAACAAGGTAATATTTTAGGAATGATGCCCCACCCTGAAAGGGCAAGTGACGAAGGACTAGGATTTATGGACGGTAAAAACCTATTTGCAGGACTTTGCTAATTACTGAATGAACTACCGTTAACCGTGTAATTAATTACACGGTGGGCGAGGATACAATCTATTTATAACGAATTATCCGACCTTGAGATAAAAGATTACAAAATGTGATCCCGAACTCTGGTTACTTACCCCCCTTAACTAGGAATCATTTCATTTTTTAAGGCAGAATCTTCGGAAACATCAAAACTATTTAACAAAAGTTTGCCCGAATCAGATTGCTCAATTTGATTGATGATAAATTGAATCATCGGTTTAGCGATGGTACATTCTAACTTGCCATCTTCATGGTAAACCCGTTCACTGGAAATAGCTTCGGCGATGGGTAATTGATTACAATAACCATAAAAAGAACAACTACGACAGTTTTCGGCACGATCTTTACGCACGGAAATAGTATGTTTATATTCGGCACTTTGTTTAATATCCGACAATGATTGACGAAAAATATTGCCCATCAAACCATCAGGGGAGTAAGCATCTCCATGGCTATAAACATCCCCATTGGTATTGACAATATAAGCCCATTCTTCCCGCTGAGGATCATAAATAGCCTGTCTTGCCCCTGCTAAATAACGCACTGCGGCTTTAAAATAATCCCAGATGGGTAAAACTTTGATGTTAGTGGGTTGAGCAAATTGAGCCTTGGCTACTGCTTGAAGGGCTTTTACAGTTTCTTCGTGGCTCACTAAAATAGGTTCAACCCTTGGGGGTGGATCGTTATGGCTAAAAATGGGTAACATTCTATAGTTAATATGCAGGTCATTATAAAACTCATAGCTAGGTAAGACATAATCGATATTTGCTCCGTGAAGTACCATAATGGCGGCAAAAGGAATTTTTCTATCTATCAGTCGTTGCATATTGTCCAAGACTCGATCTTGAGAGTCATTTCCTTTTATATCTACTCTTTGATTACCGAATACATCAAAGGAGATACCTAGGCTGATGTCTAATTCTTCTAATAAGTCTAGGGTGGCATCGGAAATCTGTACTAGGTTACTTTGTACGCCGTTGTTATATTCTAAGCCTTCTGCATCTAAATATTTACGTTGTAGTTCTTTAAAAGCCCGTAAATAACTGTGGGGTAGTAGTAGGGCTTCTCCTCCGTGTAAAACAAAATTGGCGGTTCTATTTTCTGGGGGTTGTGATTTTAAGTAGGTGGCTAAATTACGGAAGAAAAAATCTAATCCCTCTAAGGGCATTCTTTCTTTGTTGTTTAATTCTTCGTACTCGTAACAGTAGTTACAACGTAGGTTACAAAGTTTACTCAATTTCATGACAAAGTGCATTTTTTATCCTCCTAATTTATTAAAGGTCATGGAAAATAGGAGAAAAAGCCAGGGTTTCTCCTATCGTTTTAGTATTTAAGTTATCGACCAAAATTAGGGTTAATGTTGTTTTGAGGGGTGGTGTTAAATCCTCCTGGTCGAACTGGTGGTCTTAGGGGACTGTTGGGATCTACGGGGGTTATAATACGGGGAGAGGTGCGATCGTTGTTTATTTGAATCCGATCAAAGCTATCTCTTACACGGGGAGTGCTATTATTATTTTCTAGGGTACGACGCATTTGGTCATCTCCACTGGCATCCCTTTCCCAAGTGCCTCCTTCTCTCCAACCTGCTTCCGACCAGGGGCCTGCGTCAGGGCCTTGAGCCCATGTACCTCCTTCGTTCCAGCTTTGACTAATGAGGTTACAGTTAACGATGCAGTCTTTGACTACTTGTCTATTAGTTATTGTGCCATCTTGAACGGTGAGGATTTCTCCGTTGGCAAATCGATAAAATCCATCTTGTAAGGGGGTGCGCATAGCGTTTTCGTCTATCTGATAGGCTCGATCGCCTTCTAGTTGAATTAGACTTTCTTTTATTTCTTTTACTTGTAAGCTAGGGGCGATCGCACTTTCATCCCTAGATAGGGTTGTATTTTTTGCCGATGCAGATTGAACTATACTTTTATCTAAAACTTGAAGTAGTTGACCTGCTAAGCCACTCTGGTGAGCAACGGAAAAACCCGCCACGGCCACTAGGGCAAGAACTATATTTTGAGATTTGTTATTGGGAGTTTTATCCATAATGTATCAAATATATTAAAAGCATTGTGAAAATGTTAACACATATTGATTACGATGATGAATTGTTGTTAAGTGCTTTAATATTTATTTTTAAAGAATAATCGCACTTTTTTTCATTTTTATCTGATTAATTATTTGATGAATTAGATCTTACTTGATCGGCATAATCTTTTGGTTTAATTTTTTTATTAGTTTGAAAGATAAATTGGTTAATTTGATAAGGTAAATAGGATAAAGTTTTTCCTATTAAGCTACGATTAGATAAGCCTAAAACTTCTTCTGCTTCTCTAATTAATCTTCTTCCTTCTTTATTTTGATTATTTTCAATCATTCTCAATCCTAAACATAAATTAATATCTGCGAGTTTTTTATGCCTAATTTGTTCTATATTTTGTTGAGCAAAATTATAGGTTTCCAAACAATATTTTTTTGCTTTGAGAAAGTGTAAATTCTGTTTTAAACTATTTTGTTGTCCATGGAAACGATATTCCATTAAAAATTCAGGTAAAAAATAACCATTCTTCCCTGCTATTGCCATTCTCACTAAAAGATCAAAATCTTCACAACCATCAGCTAAAGGATTCATATAATCTACTTTTTTTAATGCTTGATAACGAAATAAAGTAGAACCAACTTGTAAACTTTGTAAAACAAAAGTTTGATAAATTAAATCGTCAATTACACCTTCTTTTAATTTACTTTTTCCCCATTTATCAGAGTTTTCTTTTGTGGCAATTTCATTTCTATTACTATTAGCATCTATAACCCAATGGTTTGTACAAACAAAGTCAACATCTTTATTTTTATCCAAAATCGCAACTGTTTTGGTTAAAAAATCAGGGGTTAAAGCATCGTCATCATCAAACTTAATAAAATATTCGCCCGTAGCATTTTCAAAACCAGAGCGCATATTTTTACTACGTCCAATATTATTTTTATGACGAATATATTTTATGCGATTATTTTGAAAATTTTTAACTATTTGTGCAGTGTTATCCGTTGAACCATCATCACATATAATTAGTTCAAAATCTGAGTAAGTTTGACTTAAAACACTGTTAACAGAATACTGTAAATAATCAGATCTATTATATGTAGGGATACAAACACTAACTTTAGGCATAATTAGATTCAGATGATGATTTTATGATTATAATAACCAAAATCTCTTTAATTATTAATAGTAATATAAGTGCGATCGCCCTTAATTGTGCATGAAAATCTTAATAATATCTAACACCTTCCCCTACCCTCAAACTAAAGGAGGTACTCACTGTCGTAACTTTAATCTCATCGATTATCTTAGAAAACATCATCAAGTGACATTAATTACCCAACAAACCCCCGATGTCAAACCAGAAGAAGTTAACGAATTAAAAGAAATTGTTCAAGAATTAGTCATCTTTCCGTCTAAACCACCTTCAAAAACCAGTATTTTCAATAAAATAAAGCGTTTTACCGATTTTATTATCCAAGGTAAGCCCCCCAGTGTAATGGCAAACTATTTGCCAGAAATTCAACAATGGATTGATGATGCCGTCAGCAAAAATAAATTTGATTTAATAGCAGGAGAACATACCGTTAATGAAATTTATATTAGACCAGAATGGAAAAACAAAATTTCTACTCTCATAGACATACATAGTTCAGTGTATCGCACCTGTCAAGATCAACTCGCCACAAAAACATCAGAAAATCCCTGGCGCGATCGATTGAATAAACCACTACTATATCGTTATGAAAAAAATTACTGTCAAAAATTTTCTAAAATAATTGTCACCACCAAAGAAGATAAAGCAACCATCAACCAACTATCCCATCGAAAAGATATTGAAATTATCCCCAACGGAGTAAACTTAGATATGTTTCCCTGCCGAGAAAATACCATCACCGAACATACCCTAATGATTGCTGGTGGTATGGATTATATTGTAAATGCTGATGGGGCTTGTTTTTTCGGCTTAGAAGTTTTCCCCTTAATTCAAGAAAAATATCCTCGAGCAAAATTATTGATAGTAGGCTCTAAACCAACACAAGCAGTACAAAGTTTGTCTAAAAATAATAGTATTATCGTTACTGGCAGAGTTCCTTCTATGGTTGATTATCTTCATCAAACAACCATTTCCGTTGTACCCCTTCGCAGTGGCTTTGGCATGAAAATAAAAACTCTCGAAGCCATGGCCGCGGGAATTCCTGTGGTAGCAAGTGACAGAGGTTTAGAAGGATTAACGGTGGACAATCCTCTTTGTGCCTTAAGGGCGAATACCATTGATGAATATGTTAAACAAATCAGTAAATTATTCGATAATAGTGATTTAAGACAAGAAATAGCGTATAATGCTCGTAAAATGATTGAAAACCATTACACTTGGGAAAAAGCCGCCATGGGCTATGAAAAAATTATCACGGGGGAATAACTTCAACACACCATAAAATTAACTGTACACCCCTCCTAGAAAAATTGTTTCTAACCCCATTTAAATCGTGATAAAGTAGAATGTGTTATAATTTTTGATAAAAATATCATTCAACAAAAAACAAGGCAGACTATAGCCTTAACAAGGGGAATAGAATAATATGGCTACCGAAAAACAAACCTCCAACTATGGAGCAGAGCAAATCCAAGTATTGGAGGGGTTAGAACCTGTTAGAAAGCGTCCAGGGATGTACATTGGTACAACAGGTCCTAGGGGACTACACCATCTAGTATATGAAGTGGTGGATAACTCCATTGATGAAGCCTTGGCAGGGCATTGTAGCCATATTGAAATAGATATTAACGAAGATGGTTCTGTAAGTGTAACCGATGATGGCCGGGGTATTCCCACCGATGTTCACCCTAGCACGGGAAAATCTGCCCTCGAAACCGTGATGACGGTACTTCAC is a genomic window of Cyanobacterium stanieri LEGE 03274 containing:
- a CDS encoding radical SAM protein, producing the protein MKLSKLCNLRCNYCYEYEELNNKERMPLEGLDFFFRNLATYLKSQPPENRTANFVLHGGEALLLPHSYLRAFKELQRKYLDAEGLEYNNGVQSNLVQISDATLDLLEELDISLGISFDVFGNQRVDIKGNDSQDRVLDNMQRLIDRKIPFAAIMVLHGANIDYVLPSYEFYNDLHINYRMLPIFSHNDPPPRVEPILVSHEETVKALQAVAKAQFAQPTNIKVLPIWDYFKAAVRYLAGARQAIYDPQREEWAYIVNTNGDVYSHGDAYSPDGLMGNIFRQSLSDIKQSAEYKHTISVRKDRAENCRSCSFYGYCNQLPIAEAISSERVYHEDGKLECTIAKPMIQFIINQIEQSDSGKLLLNSFDVSEDSALKNEMIPS
- a CDS encoding TrkH family potassium uptake protein codes for the protein MTIARTICLGFLAVISVGTLLLLLPFSTVEPGWGNFTTALFTSTSAVCVTGLIVVDTGSYYTFWGELFILCLIQIGGLGYMTTTTFLILLIGRKFDFREKLAIKESFDRPFLHGSQNLLKSVFATTIALETLGSITLFLVFQQDYDNQQSLWLAIFHSISAWNNAGFSLFADSLTRYQTSIPLNIIICILIIFGGIGYQVIIEFYLWLREKLDTSSKKEYRFSLNFRVVISTTIFLLLFGAIAFLVTEYNNLLAEFNFNEKVTLAVFQSVTTRTAGFNSIDLGAMTIASLFLTIGFMFVGGSPSGTAGGIKTTTVRILFESTKAVLQGKQDIVIYEREVPSSLILKAMAVVFGSTITVLVVTFSISFIHPNFNFINIFFEVVSAFATVGLSTGITADLSGSAQVLIILTMYIGRVGVLLFMSAILGDPRPSRIHYPEENLLIG
- the purQ gene encoding phosphoribosylformylglycinamidine synthase subunit PurQ, encoding MKFGIVVFPGSNCDRDVAMVTDGVFNQPTRFVWHQDTDIDDLDIIVVPGGFSYGDYLRCGAIARFSPIMNSIIKHAEAGKFVLGICNGFQVLTEAGLLPGALIRNRDLHFICDQVPVKVEHNNSIWTKKYSPDEVIRLPIAHGEGNYYADEDTLKELEDNSQILFRYSNENGDINQQSNPNGSCHNIAGITNKQGNILGMMPHPERASDEGLGFMDGKNLFAGLC
- a CDS encoding NAD-binding protein; translated protein: MSSLKFLTNLRKESRQFAVIGLGRFGRAVCETLYNMGYEVLGTDVDEKLVAQALTDKITSSALQLDCTEVNALREAGIFELDTVIVAIGNYLEESIITTLNVKEGGVKYVVAKASSSTHGKLLKKVGADLVVYPEHEAGCELAYTLTKPGILDRFELDPDNSIVEVSIPEEFDGKTLAEIKIRSRFGLNVLAVGNDDKFVINPPPQFVLQKGLSMVVIGSNSDINRLQD
- the purS gene encoding phosphoribosylformylglycinamidine synthase subunit PurS; protein product: MKKYSVRVYVTLRASVLDTAGTAVESGLHQLGYDGVEGVRIGKYIELNLTAENEEKAQADLHQMCDKLLSNPVIENYRFELNPLEA
- a CDS encoding ribonuclease Z gives rise to the protein MEVTFLGTSSGVPTRSRNVSSVALRLTQRGEIWLFDCGEGTQHQILRSDLKTSQLKKIFVTHMHGDHIFGLMGLLASCGLGAHAENVEVYGPPGLDAYLKACMKYSQTYFPYGVHFKTVSPGVIYEDDEYIVSTEMLKHRVTAFGYRVSEKDKAGKFDVEKAKKLGIPSGPIYGKLKKGETITLDDGRTINGSQLCGPTEIGRKFVYCTDTVFCESAIALSEDADVLIHEATFAHQDAQMAFERMHSTTTMAAQVALAAQVKKLIMTHFSPRYAPGNPLQLNDLLKEAQAIFPETILAHDFLSYEIPRRIN
- a CDS encoding glycosyltransferase family 2 protein, which codes for MPKVSVCIPTYNRSDYLQYSVNSVLSQTYSDFELIICDDGSTDNTAQIVKNFQNNRIKYIRHKNNIGRSKNMRSGFENATGEYFIKFDDDDALTPDFLTKTVAILDKNKDVDFVCTNHWVIDANSNRNEIATKENSDKWGKSKLKEGVIDDLIYQTFVLQSLQVGSTLFRYQALKKVDYMNPLADGCEDFDLLVRMAIAGKNGYFLPEFLMEYRFHGQQNSLKQNLHFLKAKKYCLETYNFAQQNIEQIRHKKLADINLCLGLRMIENNQNKEGRRLIREAEEVLGLSNRSLIGKTLSYLPYQINQFIFQTNKKIKPKDYADQVRSNSSNN
- the recR gene encoding recombination mediator RecR, which translates into the protein MYTAPLARLIEQLQKLPGVGPKSAQRLALHILKRPDKDAENLAQAILDAKRRVGFCQRCFHLSAEPICNICSNPNRDETIICVVTDSKDVIALEKTREYHGKYHVLGGVISPMDGIGPEQLNITPLVERVSREKTQEVILAINPSVEGETTTLYVAQLLKPFTRVTRIAFGLPMGGDLEYADEVTLARALEGRRDIDN
- a CDS encoding glycosyltransferase family 4 protein, whose amino-acid sequence is MKILIISNTFPYPQTKGGTHCRNFNLIDYLRKHHQVTLITQQTPDVKPEEVNELKEIVQELVIFPSKPPSKTSIFNKIKRFTDFIIQGKPPSVMANYLPEIQQWIDDAVSKNKFDLIAGEHTVNEIYIRPEWKNKISTLIDIHSSVYRTCQDQLATKTSENPWRDRLNKPLLYRYEKNYCQKFSKIIVTTKEDKATINQLSHRKDIEIIPNGVNLDMFPCRENTITEHTLMIAGGMDYIVNADGACFFGLEVFPLIQEKYPRAKLLIVGSKPTQAVQSLSKNNSIIVTGRVPSMVDYLHQTTISVVPLRSGFGMKIKTLEAMAAGIPVVASDRGLEGLTVDNPLCALRANTIDEYVKQISKLFDNSDLRQEIAYNARKMIENHYTWEKAAMGYEKIITGE